In Agrobacterium tumefaciens, a single genomic region encodes these proteins:
- the phnN gene encoding phosphonate metabolism protein/1,5-bisphosphokinase (PRPP-forming) PhnN, producing MTTDGDDNRRTLSPGTMIVIVGPSGAGKDTLMDYAAAQLSGRPGFHFTRRVITRSCDAGGENHDAVSMHEFNQLEDAGAFAVSWQAHGLKYGIPAAVYRHLEAGDVVIANGSRSALPHFGIAFSRLKVVNIVARPDVLARRLEQRGRESRDDILRRLERSSLAVAGDFDVTTVDNSGAIEDAGKTIMQVLQQSAGSNHP from the coding sequence ATGACCACCGATGGAGACGATAACCGGCGCACATTGTCGCCCGGCACGATGATCGTGATTGTCGGCCCGAGCGGGGCGGGCAAGGACACGCTGATGGATTATGCGGCGGCACAGCTTTCCGGCCGCCCGGGTTTCCATTTCACACGCCGCGTCATTACCCGCAGCTGCGACGCGGGCGGTGAAAACCACGATGCCGTTTCGATGCACGAGTTCAACCAGCTGGAAGATGCGGGCGCCTTTGCGGTCTCCTGGCAGGCGCACGGTCTGAAATACGGCATTCCGGCCGCCGTCTATCGCCATCTCGAAGCGGGAGATGTTGTCATCGCCAATGGTTCACGCTCGGCGCTTCCCCATTTCGGCATCGCCTTTTCCCGTCTGAAGGTCGTGAACATCGTTGCAAGGCCGGATGTACTGGCGAGGCGGCTGGAGCAGCGCGGACGGGAGAGCCGGGACGATATCCTGCGGCGGCTGGAACGAAGCTCGCTGGCCGTTGCCGGCGACTTCGATGTCACGACGGTCGATAATAGCGGTGCAATCGAAGATGCCGGCAAGACCATCATGCAGGTGCTGCAGCAAAGCGCCGGTTCCAACCACCCTTAA
- a CDS encoding energy transducer TonB family protein: MTENGYPQARHSRIGEVVLWSAAALLMLSVHAGFAYYLMQEPEEQDAGGQPPAAIMIEMAAIPEAVKTEETTQAQDVEDTQEVKSDSSEPVEEAAPEEPPPPEPVAETPPPEPVQPPEPPVEEIVEPQEIPEPVEPIDPVQEQMMAELENVEVPLPVMRPPPPPAEKKVEKTEPEEKKKVERQRPKPQQASELRETAKAEAQQSDRTAASRSNAGFFSSPSMSKADWDAKVRSAMQRRLARAAGKSGMAITVSFKIDSGGSVGGARILSSTGDAAMDQKLLAVIQKASVSPPPAGANTSFTLPVLFK, encoded by the coding sequence ATGACTGAAAACGGCTACCCGCAGGCCCGCCATTCCCGTATTGGGGAAGTGGTGCTGTGGTCTGCCGCGGCGCTGCTCATGCTGAGCGTTCATGCCGGTTTTGCCTATTATCTGATGCAGGAGCCCGAGGAGCAGGATGCTGGCGGGCAGCCGCCTGCCGCGATCATGATTGAAATGGCCGCGATACCGGAAGCCGTCAAAACCGAGGAAACGACGCAGGCGCAGGATGTCGAAGACACCCAGGAGGTGAAGAGCGACAGCAGCGAACCGGTGGAGGAAGCTGCTCCGGAAGAGCCGCCCCCGCCGGAACCGGTTGCGGAAACGCCGCCGCCTGAGCCCGTGCAGCCGCCCGAACCGCCGGTCGAGGAGATCGTCGAACCGCAGGAAATTCCCGAGCCGGTAGAGCCGATCGACCCCGTTCAGGAACAGATGATGGCGGAACTCGAAAACGTCGAGGTGCCCTTGCCCGTCATGCGGCCGCCACCACCACCTGCCGAAAAGAAGGTGGAAAAGACAGAGCCGGAAGAGAAAAAGAAGGTCGAGCGACAAAGGCCCAAGCCGCAGCAGGCATCGGAGTTGCGCGAAACGGCAAAGGCGGAGGCCCAGCAGTCCGACCGGACGGCGGCATCGCGCAGCAATGCCGGCTTCTTCTCGTCGCCGTCCATGTCAAAGGCTGATTGGGACGCAAAAGTACGCTCGGCAATGCAACGGCGACTGGCCCGTGCGGCTGGAAAATCCGGAATGGCCATTACGGTGTCATTCAAGATAGATAGCGGCGGATCCGTAGGCGGTGCGAGGATCCTTTCGTCCACTGGTGACGCGGCGATGGACCAGAAGCTTCTGGCCGTCATACAAAAAGCGTCAGTCTCACCGCCGCCAGCGGGCGCAAATACCAGTTTTACCCTACCGGTTCTTTTCAAGTAG
- a CDS encoding DUF1045 domain-containing protein codes for MLAVRYAIYFSPAKDHPLTETASRWLGRNAFSGTLHDDHDDYADLTEEPRRYGFHATLKAPFELAEKYGEAELLAAVEDFTANQSAFEVPRVVVGALGPFFALVPDRIYQPLQDFAAEVVDHFDRFRAPLSETDIARRRPQMLTESQRQNLSLWGYPHVMDDFRFHMTLTGRIDEDEQPAMQEVLSTRFAEFTDRPLTISGLALFIEETRGAPFTVHSWHPLAQPPKKDANP; via the coding sequence GTGCTTGCCGTGCGCTACGCCATCTATTTTTCTCCGGCTAAAGATCATCCGCTGACTGAAACAGCGTCGCGCTGGCTCGGCCGCAATGCGTTTTCCGGCACGTTGCATGACGACCACGACGATTATGCCGATTTGACGGAGGAACCGCGCCGTTACGGTTTCCACGCGACCCTGAAAGCTCCCTTCGAGCTTGCCGAAAAATACGGTGAGGCAGAGCTGCTCGCGGCCGTCGAAGATTTCACGGCCAATCAGTCCGCCTTCGAGGTTCCACGCGTCGTCGTCGGGGCGCTTGGGCCGTTTTTTGCGCTGGTTCCGGATCGCATTTACCAGCCGCTGCAGGATTTCGCCGCAGAGGTCGTCGATCACTTCGATCGGTTCCGCGCGCCCCTGTCCGAGACCGATATTGCCCGGCGGCGGCCGCAAATGCTGACGGAAAGCCAGCGGCAAAATCTCTCTCTCTGGGGTTATCCGCATGTCATGGATGATTTCCGTTTTCACATGACGCTGACCGGCCGTATCGATGAAGATGAGCAGCCCGCCATGCAAGAGGTTCTCTCGACCCGGTTTGCTGAATTCACAGACCGGCCTCTCACCATATCCGGCCTCGCCTTGTTCATTGAAGAAACGCGCGGCGCGCCCTTTACCGTTCATAGCTGGCACCCCCTTGCCCAGCCACCAAAGAAAGATGCGAACCCATGA
- a CDS encoding LuxR C-terminal-related transcriptional regulator — protein sequence MSSKTPHEHRQTRDIVLSDRERHYLGLVARGKHPSHVALITGADEADVKDTLERVRNRLGAANLLNAVSIALLRGLIEQDA from the coding sequence ATGTCTTCAAAAACGCCGCATGAACATCGTCAGACGCGCGACATCGTCCTTTCGGATCGCGAGCGGCATTATCTGGGACTTGTCGCACGGGGTAAACATCCTTCCCACGTCGCCCTGATAACCGGCGCGGACGAAGCGGACGTGAAGGATACTCTGGAACGGGTGCGAAACAGGTTGGGGGCGGCCAATTTGCTGAACGCCGTCAGCATCGCCCTGCTGCGCGGCCTGATCGAACAGGATGCATGA
- the exbB gene encoding tonB-system energizer ExbB, with product MSAETSTSSASFNSANATRRLSLAMTVALLTGLSAGAVFAQSAPETQIQSAPQTQTVQPSQAPAAPATQSAPTVEPAATAQPSSPQPAPAQSASDPAPAPQGTAPQPAQTEQPAQTNQTAAPGETSTPLEPVSAEPASAERRADIPHNLSPWGMFMAADWVVKGVMIGLAFASLVTWTVWVAKSIELAGARVRAGSTLKVIRRAKTLAEATDAVEKKGGPAALMLRMASHEMQLSDAVVGHTDGGGIKERVSSALSRIETHAGRRMSRGTGVLATIGSTAPFVGLFGTVWGIMNSFISISESQTTNLAVVAPGIAEALLATAIGLVAAIPAVVIYNVFARSITGYRHLLADAAAGVERLVSRDLDFRRIPPGSASKPAVSLVGR from the coding sequence ATGTCAGCCGAGACCTCAACTTCATCCGCATCTTTCAACAGTGCAAATGCAACACGGCGCCTCTCCCTTGCCATGACTGTCGCCTTGCTGACGGGCCTGAGTGCCGGTGCGGTTTTTGCTCAGTCGGCCCCTGAAACACAGATTCAATCCGCGCCACAGACGCAAACGGTTCAGCCCTCACAGGCGCCGGCAGCTCCCGCAACGCAGAGCGCACCAACCGTCGAGCCTGCCGCAACCGCACAGCCATCATCGCCGCAACCAGCGCCCGCTCAATCTGCAAGCGATCCCGCGCCGGCGCCCCAGGGTACTGCGCCGCAGCCGGCGCAGACCGAGCAACCCGCACAGACGAACCAGACGGCAGCGCCGGGCGAAACCTCCACCCCGCTAGAGCCCGTCAGCGCCGAGCCGGCCAGTGCCGAACGTCGCGCGGACATCCCGCACAACCTGTCCCCGTGGGGCATGTTCATGGCGGCGGACTGGGTCGTGAAGGGCGTCATGATCGGTCTTGCCTTCGCCTCGCTCGTCACCTGGACGGTCTGGGTGGCGAAATCGATCGAGCTCGCAGGTGCGCGCGTGCGTGCCGGCTCGACGCTCAAGGTCATTCGCCGGGCAAAAACACTTGCCGAGGCCACCGATGCCGTCGAGAAGAAAGGCGGACCCGCGGCGCTGATGCTGCGCATGGCAAGCCACGAAATGCAGCTTTCCGATGCGGTGGTCGGACACACGGATGGCGGCGGTATCAAGGAGCGTGTCTCTTCGGCGCTGTCGCGTATCGAAACCCATGCGGGTCGCCGTATGTCTCGCGGAACGGGTGTTCTGGCGACCATCGGTTCCACCGCGCCCTTCGTTGGCCTCTTCGGCACGGTCTGGGGCATCATGAATTCCTTCATCAGCATTTCGGAATCGCAGACCACCAATCTCGCCGTTGTCGCCCCCGGTATTGCGGAAGCGCTTCTCGCCACCGCCATCGGCCTTGTCGCGGCCATTCCGGCCGTGGTGATCTACAACGTCTTCGCCCGCTCGATTACCGGATACCGTCATCTGTTGGCGGATGCCGCAGCCGGTGTGGAGCGCCTCGTCAGCCGCGACCTCGATTTTCGCCGCATTCCGCCGGGCAGCGCCAGCAAGCCTGCCGTGTCGCTGGTTGGACGGTGA
- a CDS encoding AraC family transcriptional regulator — MPEKRVSDEISVVAGLAAGVSNYARSRGIDIVPICKALDIDPATFSSLTDRISLDRFSRLLETCALISGDDAFGLQCAATFPAGASGAFGYGLISAPTVRSFLRFLQDHVYYATNNSNFTMVTDAAHATLSWSFAPVIVKRDQYVDMSLAVLMQRLRDILGERVNQIEIGLERQKPNNIQLFKERLSKRVSFSQAIHTMRLPASLLDVANPNADERLFELMNLQCRMLRPETSADPTHFIDQVKRYMQMRLSDAELSLGEIAPYFNLSERSFQRRLAELGTNLNEIKDAIRKNAGFKLLVESDLPVSDISYRLGYSTPGAFSRSVSRWFGATPTDIRRKHAHHSAG, encoded by the coding sequence ATGCCCGAAAAAAGGGTCAGTGACGAGATATCTGTAGTCGCCGGTCTGGCCGCCGGCGTCAGTAATTATGCCCGATCACGGGGCATCGATATCGTTCCCATCTGCAAGGCCCTGGATATTGATCCCGCCACGTTCAGCAGCCTGACGGACCGCATCAGCCTCGACAGATTTTCCCGTCTGCTCGAAACCTGCGCGTTGATTTCCGGCGATGACGCCTTCGGCCTGCAATGCGCCGCCACCTTTCCAGCCGGTGCATCCGGCGCGTTCGGTTATGGGCTGATCAGCGCTCCGACGGTTCGATCGTTCCTGCGTTTCCTTCAGGACCATGTTTATTACGCCACCAATAACAGCAATTTCACCATGGTGACGGATGCCGCGCATGCGACCCTCTCATGGTCCTTCGCGCCCGTGATCGTCAAACGCGATCAATATGTGGATATGTCACTTGCAGTTCTGATGCAGCGCCTGCGCGATATTCTCGGAGAGCGCGTGAACCAGATCGAGATCGGTCTGGAGCGGCAGAAACCCAATAATATTCAGCTCTTTAAAGAGAGATTGAGCAAACGGGTCAGTTTTTCCCAAGCCATCCACACGATGCGACTTCCGGCATCGCTTCTGGATGTGGCCAATCCAAATGCGGATGAACGTCTGTTCGAATTGATGAATTTGCAATGCCGCATGTTACGACCGGAAACATCGGCGGACCCGACCCATTTCATCGATCAGGTGAAACGCTATATGCAGATGCGGCTCTCGGACGCGGAACTTTCACTCGGTGAGATCGCCCCCTATTTCAACTTGTCGGAACGGAGTTTCCAAAGGCGGCTCGCCGAGCTTGGCACCAATCTCAACGAGATAAAGGACGCCATTCGCAAAAACGCCGGTTTCAAACTCCTTGTCGAAAGCGATCTTCCGGTATCCGACATCAGTTACAGGCTCGGTTATTCGACACCCGGTGCCTTTTCGCGTTCCGTTTCGCGCTGGTTCGGGGCAACACCCACGGATATTCGCAGGAAACACGCGCATCATTCCGCCGGCTGA
- the hutC gene encoding histidine utilization repressor has product MRSTGADLQEKSLHERIRNDVERHIMSGEWPPGYRIPFEHEMTRQYACSRMTVNKALGELVQRGLIERRRRLGTFVRQPHAQSAVLEIHDIEREVQALGLVYGYRLDKRRLRPAGKEDGKAMALAADALVLELTCTHFAGGVPFCLEERIINVTAVPEAEGTDFSQVGPGAWLLKMVPWSAAEHRISAVSADRKNAAALGIASGAACLVIDRRTWHGADYITSVRVTYPGDRHALVAQFSPSQNS; this is encoded by the coding sequence ATGAGGAGCACAGGTGCCGATCTTCAGGAAAAATCGCTGCACGAGCGCATCCGCAACGATGTCGAGCGCCACATCATGTCGGGCGAATGGCCGCCGGGCTATCGTATTCCCTTCGAGCACGAAATGACCCGGCAATATGCCTGTTCGCGCATGACGGTGAACAAGGCGCTCGGCGAACTGGTGCAGCGTGGCCTGATTGAAAGACGCCGGCGTCTCGGCACCTTCGTTCGCCAGCCTCATGCGCAATCCGCCGTGCTGGAAATCCACGATATCGAGCGGGAGGTGCAGGCGCTCGGTCTCGTTTACGGCTACCGGCTTGATAAACGACGGCTGCGCCCTGCGGGCAAGGAAGATGGCAAGGCCATGGCGCTTGCCGCCGATGCCCTGGTTCTGGAACTCACCTGCACGCATTTTGCCGGTGGCGTTCCCTTCTGCCTTGAGGAACGCATTATCAATGTCACCGCCGTTCCCGAGGCGGAAGGCACTGATTTTTCGCAGGTCGGGCCGGGAGCCTGGCTGCTGAAAATGGTACCGTGGAGCGCGGCCGAACATCGCATCAGCGCTGTCTCCGCAGACCGCAAAAACGCCGCGGCGCTGGGTATAGCCTCCGGTGCGGCCTGTCTGGTCATCGATCGCCGCACCTGGCATGGGGCGGATTACATCACCAGTGTCCGGGTTACCTATCCCGGAGACCGGCATGCCCTGGTTGCGCAGTTTTCACCTTCTCAAAACAGCTGA
- the exbD gene encoding TonB system transport protein ExbD encodes MAGGIRDNSGDDLSENHEINVTPFIDVMLVLLIIFMVAAPLATVDVNVDLPASTAKPAERPEEPLYLTVKDDLSLNLGNDAVAREALAAAIDLQTGGKKDTRIFLRADKAVDYGHFMEIMNLLRDAGYLKIALVGLENAAAASQPVGSNTAQPSGQPAAPAGQGTAP; translated from the coding sequence ATGGCTGGCGGTATTCGCGACAATAGCGGAGACGATCTCTCCGAAAACCACGAAATCAATGTCACGCCCTTCATCGACGTGATGCTGGTTCTGCTCATCATCTTCATGGTGGCCGCGCCGCTGGCGACCGTCGATGTGAATGTCGATCTGCCCGCATCCACCGCCAAGCCGGCGGAGCGACCGGAAGAGCCGCTTTATCTGACGGTCAAGGACGATCTCTCGCTCAACCTCGGCAATGATGCGGTTGCCCGCGAGGCACTGGCGGCAGCGATCGACCTCCAGACGGGCGGCAAGAAGGATACGCGCATCTTCCTGCGTGCCGACAAGGCCGTTGATTACGGTCACTTCATGGAAATCATGAACCTCCTGCGTGATGCCGGCTATCTGAAGATCGCCCTTGTCGGGCTGGAAAACGCGGCTGCGGCGTCTCAGCCTGTTGGTTCCAATACGGCCCAACCCTCTGGCCAGCCTGCCGCGCCGGCAGGGCAGGGAACTGCGCCATGA
- a CDS encoding Ldh family oxidoreductase has protein sequence MKLSIAEAEDLVSSIFERNGVLPQNAHSVAKALVASEAAGQGGHGFRRIPVYVRQARVGKVDGKARPVVKRVKPGVLSIDANHGYAYPAIDCALEELPEMARQQGIALAAIHRSHHAGVMALTVERFAEMGLVALMFANAPASMAPWGGSTPLYGTNPIAFATPIGGADPLVIDLALSKVARGKIMAARQKGETIPGDWALDRNGRPTTDPEEAIEGTMVPAGEAKGAALALMVEIMAAAITGGNFAFEASSLLDDKGAPPSLGHTIIAIDPVSSGGAAFTQRLALIAGEIEKQENVRLPGRRSQGIRKQALESGIVIESDIFAEIQSL, from the coding sequence ATGAAACTCTCGATCGCAGAGGCGGAGGATCTCGTATCCTCTATCTTTGAGCGCAATGGCGTTCTGCCGCAAAATGCCCACTCGGTGGCAAAAGCGCTGGTCGCTTCTGAGGCCGCCGGCCAGGGCGGCCACGGTTTTCGCCGTATCCCCGTTTATGTCCGCCAGGCGCGGGTTGGAAAAGTCGATGGCAAGGCGCGTCCCGTGGTGAAGCGCGTGAAGCCGGGTGTTCTCTCGATCGATGCCAATCATGGCTATGCGTATCCGGCAATCGACTGCGCTCTTGAGGAATTGCCAGAAATGGCCCGACAGCAGGGCATCGCGCTTGCAGCGATCCATCGCTCCCATCATGCAGGTGTCATGGCGCTGACGGTCGAACGTTTCGCGGAAATGGGCCTTGTCGCGCTTATGTTTGCCAATGCGCCGGCGTCCATGGCCCCCTGGGGTGGCAGCACACCGCTTTATGGCACCAACCCCATCGCCTTTGCGACGCCCATCGGCGGTGCCGATCCGCTGGTCATTGATCTGGCCCTTTCCAAGGTCGCGCGCGGGAAGATCATGGCGGCACGCCAGAAGGGTGAAACCATTCCCGGCGACTGGGCGCTCGACAGAAACGGTCGGCCGACGACCGATCCCGAAGAGGCCATTGAGGGAACCATGGTGCCCGCAGGCGAGGCCAAGGGTGCTGCGCTTGCATTGATGGTGGAGATCATGGCTGCTGCGATTACCGGCGGAAACTTCGCATTCGAGGCGTCTTCCCTTCTGGATGACAAGGGCGCACCACCCTCTCTCGGCCACACGATCATCGCCATAGACCCGGTATCGTCAGGCGGTGCGGCCTTTACCCAGCGGCTGGCCCTCATCGCAGGTGAGATCGAAAAGCAGGAAAATGTGCGCCTGCCCGGTCGTCGCAGCCAGGGCATCCGCAAACAGGCGCTGGAAAGCGGCATCGTGATCGAAAGCGATATTTTCGCCGAAATTCAATCGCTCTGA
- a CDS encoding alpha-D-ribose 1-methylphosphonate 5-triphosphate diphosphatase, with protein sequence MTEHALSNARIVLEDDIILGSVLIRDGKIADISEGASKTGEDLEGDFLIPGLVELHTDHLEQHYSPRPGVIWDKIAAIQAHDAQVAASGITTVFDCLRLGSDEDGGFKKGEMREMADAIEAAADQNRLRADHLLHLRCEVASADVLEHFEDFETDPRVRLISLMDHSPGQRQFQSMDQYIFYYQKKRGLSDEAFAEFVRRRQAASAEYSAKHRDYLAARCAERGITVASHDDATEAHVGEAIGHGVKLAEFPTSVEAAKASHSAGMSVLMGAPNIVRGKSHSGNIAARDLAEIGVLDVLSSDYVPFSLLFAPFLLADQVEAISLPEALRMVTATPARTVGLVDRGRIATGLRADLVRVHREDGVPVARSVWRQGKRVA encoded by the coding sequence ATGACCGAGCACGCCCTTTCCAATGCCCGTATCGTTCTGGAAGACGATATTATTCTCGGATCCGTTCTGATCCGTGACGGCAAGATTGCCGATATCAGCGAAGGCGCTTCCAAAACCGGAGAAGACCTCGAAGGCGACTTTCTGATCCCCGGTCTGGTGGAACTCCATACCGACCATCTGGAACAGCATTATTCGCCGCGCCCTGGTGTGATCTGGGACAAGATCGCCGCCATTCAGGCGCATGACGCACAGGTAGCCGCTTCCGGCATCACCACCGTGTTCGACTGCCTGCGGCTCGGCTCGGATGAGGATGGCGGTTTCAAAAAGGGTGAAATGCGCGAAATGGCTGATGCCATCGAAGCGGCGGCGGATCAAAACCGTCTGCGTGCGGACCACCTGCTGCATCTGCGCTGCGAAGTGGCTTCTGCCGATGTGCTTGAGCATTTCGAAGACTTCGAAACCGATCCGCGCGTGCGGCTGATTTCGCTGATGGACCACTCCCCGGGTCAGCGCCAGTTCCAGTCCATGGACCAGTATATTTTCTACTATCAGAAGAAGCGCGGGTTGAGCGACGAGGCCTTTGCCGAATTCGTGCGGCGCCGGCAGGCCGCATCCGCTGAATATTCCGCCAAGCATCGTGATTATCTGGCAGCCCGCTGTGCCGAGCGTGGCATCACCGTTGCAAGCCATGACGACGCCACCGAAGCGCATGTCGGCGAGGCTATCGGCCACGGCGTGAAACTGGCGGAATTCCCCACCAGTGTCGAGGCTGCAAAAGCCTCACACAGCGCCGGCATGAGCGTGCTGATGGGTGCGCCGAACATCGTCCGCGGCAAATCCCATTCCGGCAATATCGCCGCTCGGGACTTGGCCGAGATCGGCGTGCTGGATGTTCTTTCCTCCGACTACGTGCCGTTCAGCCTGCTTTTCGCGCCGTTCCTGCTCGCCGATCAGGTGGAAGCCATCAGTCTGCCGGAAGCGCTGCGCATGGTCACCGCCACGCCGGCCCGCACGGTCGGCCTTGTTGACCGTGGCCGTATCGCGACCGGGTTGCGGGCCGATCTGGTGCGGGTCCACCGCGAAGATGGCGTGCCGGTCGCCCGTTCGGTCTGGCGTCAGGGCAAGCGCGTGGCATGA
- the phnE gene encoding phosphonate ABC transporter, permease protein PhnE, whose protein sequence is MATTLHNGTLSPEGVSVSSRTVMRHYQQQLATRRIYTVISLVIFLVILAASLNFANSANSGKFFERLPYFFDFMKTFVPDSPLEIFRAMFDLPSPYADGSLKYNYVADRVYITDGFYIPHFIYQLIITLNIALVSTIIGTSFAFVLCFFASTNLVGAGLVRWVVRRIMEVLRAFPEIVVAGLLTAILSIGPIAAIIAISVHTIGALGKLFFEVVENADMKPDEGLRAAGANWLERVRFAIVPQVLPNFVSYALLRAEINVRASTIIGAVGGGGIGEVFRLSIGNDHASKTYAIIILLLITIIAVDQFSSWLRCRLIGQQSFEFGRGAA, encoded by the coding sequence ATGGCGACCACACTGCACAATGGTACCCTCTCACCCGAGGGGGTGAGCGTATCGTCCCGGACGGTCATGCGCCACTATCAACAGCAGCTTGCGACACGACGGATCTATACCGTCATTTCGCTCGTGATCTTTCTCGTCATCCTTGCCGCCTCCCTGAATTTCGCCAATTCGGCCAATTCGGGCAAATTCTTCGAGCGCCTGCCCTATTTCTTCGATTTCATGAAGACCTTCGTGCCTGATAGTCCGCTGGAAATCTTCCGGGCGATGTTCGACCTGCCGTCGCCTTATGCGGATGGTTCGCTGAAATATAATTATGTCGCGGATCGCGTTTACATCACCGACGGCTTCTACATCCCGCACTTCATCTACCAGCTGATCATCACGCTCAATATCGCGCTGGTCTCGACAATCATCGGCACGAGCTTCGCCTTCGTGCTTTGCTTCTTCGCCTCCACCAATCTCGTTGGCGCCGGTCTCGTGCGCTGGGTGGTGCGCCGGATTATGGAAGTGCTGCGTGCCTTTCCGGAAATCGTCGTCGCCGGGTTGCTGACCGCCATTCTCTCGATCGGACCGATCGCCGCGATCATCGCGATTTCGGTCCATACGATCGGTGCGCTGGGCAAGCTGTTCTTCGAAGTCGTGGAAAATGCCGACATGAAACCGGATGAAGGCCTACGCGCCGCCGGTGCCAACTGGCTGGAGCGGGTGCGTTTCGCCATCGTGCCGCAGGTTCTGCCCAATTTCGTCTCCTATGCGCTGCTGCGCGCCGAAATCAACGTGCGCGCCTCCACCATCATCGGCGCTGTGGGCGGCGGCGGCATTGGCGAGGTCTTCCGCCTGTCGATCGGCAATGACCATGCCTCGAAGACCTATGCCATCATCATCCTTCTGCTGATCACCATCATCGCCGTCGACCAGTTCTCCAGCTGGCTGCGCTGCAGGCTGATCGGCCAACAATCCTTCGAATTCGGACGGGGAGCGGCCTGA
- the phnE gene encoding phosphonate ABC transporter, permease protein PhnE has protein sequence MSSSFILNTAERERLTAAHRHVFNRSFMQRYGLLVGLLAVTAYLIGCFFFFNVGPAFMQGRWDRASSYIQDWYSWRAQPRLRFEDGKVLAQWSSRGQYPADAKIDWLQPLPDGGYSVVYAGTQNRLDITPTRVDVYVDGKNYPVIINDDAVVAPQGLPDEIQQDGKKVLVHYGFAGQAEIRTSQVYVQRRFLGWANFLFDTKSEFWGKGYGELAALALWGERLDPARSNIGHMVDDFLDNSVWQHADILSKLMQTLVMAFVGTLFGTLVALPLAFIAARNITANRAANWGMKRLFDFLRSIDMLIWALFFTRSFGPGPIPGIAAIFFTDTGALGKVYAEALENVDDKQREGVKSVGASPIAVSRFGVLPQVLPVFISQSLYFWESNTRSATIIGAVGAGGIGLKLLEAMGTNADWDKVAYMVLLILFVVFLFDHISNSLRSRLIGKTQH, from the coding sequence ATGTCGTCCAGCTTCATTCTCAACACCGCCGAGCGCGAGAGGCTGACGGCTGCACATCGCCATGTGTTCAACCGCAGTTTCATGCAGCGATATGGTCTGCTCGTCGGCCTTCTCGCCGTCACCGCCTATCTCATCGGCTGCTTTTTCTTCTTCAATGTCGGCCCGGCTTTCATGCAGGGCCGGTGGGATCGCGCCTCCAGCTATATTCAGGACTGGTATTCCTGGCGTGCCCAGCCGCGCCTGCGTTTCGAAGATGGCAAGGTCTTGGCCCAATGGTCTAGCCGCGGACAATATCCGGCCGATGCAAAGATCGACTGGTTGCAGCCCCTGCCGGATGGCGGCTATAGCGTCGTTTATGCAGGTACGCAAAACCGCCTCGACATAACACCGACCCGGGTGGATGTTTATGTCGACGGCAAAAATTACCCCGTCATCATCAACGACGATGCCGTTGTCGCTCCACAGGGTCTGCCCGACGAAATCCAGCAGGACGGCAAGAAGGTTCTCGTGCATTACGGTTTTGCCGGCCAGGCGGAAATCCGCACCAGCCAGGTCTATGTGCAGCGCCGTTTCCTTGGATGGGCGAATTTCCTGTTCGACACCAAATCGGAATTCTGGGGCAAGGGTTATGGTGAACTCGCAGCGCTGGCGCTCTGGGGAGAGCGGCTCGATCCCGCACGCTCCAATATTGGCCATATGGTCGATGATTTTCTCGACAACAGCGTCTGGCAACATGCCGATATCCTGTCCAAGCTGATGCAGACGCTGGTGATGGCATTTGTCGGCACGCTGTTCGGCACACTTGTCGCCCTGCCGCTCGCCTTCATCGCCGCGCGCAACATCACCGCCAACAGGGCGGCAAACTGGGGCATGAAGCGCCTGTTCGATTTCCTGCGGTCCATCGATATGCTGATCTGGGCGTTGTTCTTCACCCGCAGTTTCGGCCCCGGACCGATCCCCGGCATTGCCGCGATCTTCTTCACCGATACCGGCGCGCTCGGCAAGGTCTATGCCGAAGCGCTGGAGAATGTCGATGACAAGCAGCGCGAGGGCGTCAAATCGGTCGGCGCATCGCCGATTGCGGTCAGTCGTTTCGGCGTGTTGCCGCAGGTCCTGCCGGTCTTTATCTCCCAATCTCTCTATTTCTGGGAAAGCAACACCCGCTCCGCCACGATCATCGGTGCGGTGGGTGCCGGCGGCATCGGCCTGAAACTACTGGAAGCGATGGGTACCAATGCCGACTGGGACAAGGTCGCCTATATGGTTCTGCTCATCCTCTTCGTCGTTTTCCTGTTCGACCATATTTCCAATTCGCTGCGTTCGCGCCTGATCGGTAAAACACAGCACTAG